The Lytechinus variegatus isolate NC3 chromosome 11, Lvar_3.0, whole genome shotgun sequence genome contains the following window.
GCCACCTTCCGTCTTGCAAAGCTGTGCCGctatattttattactttttttagttTCTCTACACATATAAATGTCTCATCCTGGATTGGGTTTTTGTTATAATCAGAGACTATAAATGTTTATCTTTTGGTTTGCTTTTTGGCGTGTGTTCAATCAGAGCCGGAGCTAGAGAAAGTGATCAGTCAGAAAAGGAAACGGGAGAGTGAAGAGGAACCAAGGCAGTGTGCAAACAGCAAGCAAGTAGTAGAAGAAGGAAAGTCATGGTGGACATGTATGATGCTAGGGATCTCACAAGATAACACAAAGCCCCAGGGAAGGAGAGTCGACATGACACAGAACAACTCTCAAAGTAAATGATCAGCGAATGACAGCCGAACATTGTACTAGTCCCATTGATCTGATTTTATCCTAATTCCTTGATTTGTGCATGAGGCCATTTATCATACAGGTAATATTGTTAcagttagtttttttttaccttctaTTTGAAAATGCCAAGCCTACCCCAATtaaaatattgatatgaattcaaaaagaaaaattgggcAGGAATTTATTTGTTGATATCCTCAACTGCCTAATTGTCAGCTACATTATTGTTTGTGTTGTGTGTTAAGGTATTAACCCACCCCTTTCAAAAGTGTAGGCTATGACTCAGTTGAAAACTCTTCATTCATCAGATAACATGTTAAATGGAGACCTTGTGTAGAGAAGAGTCACCTCCTTTGCAACTTGCATTTTAAGAGACCCTGAGTACTCATATTCagtttattgtttttgtttttgttttgtttagtttttttgCCTCCCAGTCACACTTGATGCcaaaacatataattttgaaaaaaggataaGTTTTCAATGATGAACATGTTTATGTATACTCAAGGTAGACTACCAGTTTATATCTGATCATCCCATGAGTGAAAATGTAGTGGCCGGATCAGAAGAATTTAACCAAATTGATCACGACTGACAGAAGATGCTGGAGATGGAGAATTGTCAGGGATAAGATGGTCTTaccaaaatttatgaaaacttCCATGTGTCTTACACATGGAAATGCTGATAAATAGTATCATTTTGATGAGAGGTGACCGATTATTATACCAAGTCAGTATAAGTTATTGATGAAAGCTAATTCAAATGTTGAAGTATATCCCATTTTCCTCCTGTTTAGTTTTGTGGATCCAATCCGTATTTTGTCAGTACTTACTCTTCCATGGTTTTGCTCCTAATTTTCACCTATTTCATTCATCCAAGCAGAGTTGATTCATGGCTAATGAACCTGATGTTTGTGAGGAATGTCAATCAGTCCGCCCAGCCACGCCCCCTTCTGATTCCTGCTGTGGTTCAGGATGTGCGGTCTGtgtttatgatattcatgaTCAGGAGATAGATCTGTGGAAGAAGACTTGCAAGCGTAAACATGGTGCTGATAAAAGTCAGGTCAGTCAGTTAGGGGAATCCcccttcatgaatattaatgctTTAGTAACTTGGGGAAACCAAACTCAACTCCTTTGTACAGGGAAAACAAACtcatctatttttcttttcatcattgACCAGTTTATACATGCATTGTCAACACAAATATCCAAGTTTAGTTTTATATGATATGCTTCTCTGGATTTATTTTTTACCAGATTATGTATCTCTTACGGGGGTGTGAAAATTCAGGTTTTAAGCTGATTTCAGCAGCTTTTTGTGTACTTTGTACCAAAATATATGAGCTTTGGCAAtttcagctatttttttttattgtgggCATTCACACCCTGGTCACAAtaattatttatcaatttataattGTCTCGCTTATTTTCCAGTTAGAAAGCAGTGAAACTGTCATGGATCTGATGGACTATAAATATTACACTCTGCAATCTATTGTCGCGGTTTGTACCAATACAGCAGTCTACAGATTCGCATTACCACCTGGGAAGAAACTGGATCTGTCTATTGCAAAGCACATCATACTCAGGTAAGAGCTTAGTTGTCATCTTTagtatttcaaaatacaaaggATGGTGGTGAAGGGCCCCCGTGATAATTAAATGGCAATGAAGTTTGGGATTGCAGTGGGTGAAAAAATTAttccccccctttctctctctctgtcatctttcttttctctcacctctcccccttctctctccccttcTTTCCCCTTTATCACCAACTCTCTGCCTATCTCTcccatttgtatttttttggaCAGGGGTAAACACGATGGCAAGATGATAACCAGGCAGTACACACCCATCTCTCAGCCGCATGATACAGGATTCTTTGATGTTCTTATTAaggtatgaaaatgaaatatgcaacaGTGCTTTGCATTAATGTTGTAGAAATTATTCCAAGATAATGCATTGGTTTCTACCATATTTGGTGTGTTTGACATTGGATGCACAATTTCTTTGCATGTATGGATGCCACATGTAGGTGAGAGATTCTTCATGTCACTActtttcttttacatgtaatatattattttttattagtatTTTTGTGGGGATTTTAAAGCACCTCTGTAGATCTCATAACACACTTGAAATGAAAACTGCTGCTACAATAGAAATAATCAGTGTCAGGTTTCTTGCATCTAGGCTCTTATGTCAAAACACTGCTTGATATTCAATTCTGAATGTGCTAGACTAGTTACAGGTCTGTGGGCTTATGTGTGTTATGAATATGTGTATGCCATATGGCAATATATTTGGACATTAAGTGTTAAGGTGCCTGCATACCAAATACAGTCTGGGAGATGACTTTGATAGTATGCCTACTAATCATGAAGTGAAAAAAGAATTGTTCGTCTATCAAGAAAGACTGAGAGATTCAAGTTGCAAGGCTGATGGAGAAAGCATTCTCCCTTAGATAATACACATGACTCTAAACTGTCGGCCAGCAACTATGGCCTTGATGCAGCCTTAAACCCATCTCTGAATACCTtcatctagaaaaaaaaaataccagaaCAGTTTTGCAATCATTTTACAAGTGTTTATTAGGACATGGGATATGGTTACCCAGACCATAATTGGTGTTTAGGCGCCTGGAGTATGTATCAGACTAGTGATGTTTGTAGCGCTGTTGATTCTTGGAAGACCATCTAGCTGATATCTCACCAAGTATTGTAACTTCAGGTAATAAAGAGAACCCTATTGATCAGGTATTATCTTGTAATGTTATGCATTTAATTTTTCTTGCAGTTGTATGTGGATGGGGATATGTCTCAGTACATTAAGGAGTGGAAGATAGGTGATAATATAGAATGGAGAGGACCTTTTGGGTCTTTTACATACCAGCCAAACAAGGTAATCTATCaagacttaaaggtcaagtccacctcagaaaaatgttgatttgaaataatagaaaaaatcagacaagcacaatgctgaaaatatcatcaaaatcggatgtaaaataagaaagttatgacatttcaaatttttgcttatttttaacaaaagagttatatgaacgagccagttatatccaaatgagagagtcgatgatgtcactctctcactatttcttttgtttttttattgtttgaattatacaatatttcaatttttatgaatttgacgattaggacctccttgcctgaagtataaaatgttaaaataatggaattccacatgttcagcgaggaatgaaacttcatttcacatgacaatgatgagaaaataaaaatatttcatataataaaatacaaaagaaatagtgagtgatgtcatcagttcctcatttgcataccgaccgatatgtgcatataactgttttgtgaaatgaagcaaagctttaaaatgccataactttcttcttttacatccaattttgatgaaattttcagtgttatgcttgttgaatttttctctttttattgaaatcaaatttttgttggggtggactcgtCCTTTAATGTACCTTTCGCATGAAAACTTTTATATCGTTTCTGTTGTTTTCCATAGAAAACACCTGCTGTTTATTTTGCCAGGTTTGGAAGTTTGATTGAGTCCAATTTCTTGTGTGGTACATTGTTCCTGCAGGAATTCCACAAGTGACCTTTCATTACGAATTCTCACACTTTCATCATAGACAAAAGAAAACAGGGTTGAATAATTATCagagaatttttaaacttcatcaaggaaaaatcagggaattttgttttctttaaaagctTGGAATCCTGGAAAGGGAAATGCAGGAAAACTGCTGTAAAAATGATGCACAGTCTCTTTGTAGCACAATTCTTGCTTAAAGATGCTGCACAAAGATTTGACAAGGTACTGCATTTGACCATCATTGATGCATTTTACACCAGtaaatttaaagagaaatgatgATGTAATGATTTTGTTCCCTGAATTTTCTTTAGGTATTATTGGTATTTCAAATTTGGTACTAGTCAACTACTATACCCTTAGTTTCATTTCGTATCTATCATTTACAGGaccattttttttgctattgcCGCTGGTACTGGTAAAACACCCATGACACCCTtagtttcatttcaatttatgatGTACAGGGCCATTATATTCTTGCTATTGCCGCTGTTACCGGTATAACACCCATGATACCCTTAGTTTCATTCCAATCTACCATGTAAAGACCAATATTTTCTTGCCGGTACCGGTATAACACCCATGATACCCTTAGTTTCATTCCAATCTACCATGTACAGGGCCACTATATTCTTGCTATTGCCGCTGGTACCGGTATCACACCGATCATCCAGGTAATGAGGCATCTTGTTGAGAATGAGGAAGATGAGACAGTCTTCAGATTACTCTACACCTGTCGTTCCTATGATGAAATTCTACTCAGGGAAACCCTTAATGAGCTCGCTCTCTACTGGAATATCACTATCATCTTTAATCTTACACAGGTATTGAATGCATTAGGTTTCATATCAAAATAGTTGTCCATATCTAAGCAAAAAATTCCATATTTCCTTGTTCGAAATGGAAATctgaattagaaataaaaatcttGTTCTCGCGATAAGTAAAGAACAGTTATAGGACTTAAATTTTGACCGTATGCAGTCAAGAGTCCGTTTAATTTTGCCTACTTTGATGAATATCAATTGTTCaaataaattgttttgattATTACAGGCATGATATTCTCCCAGCTAAAATcggaattgcaatttttttaatagtttttttcGGATTTTTTTACGTGAACTCCTTTGCCCAAGAACATTCTCATGCTGTTATTTACTGCTCTTTTAAGTCAAATGAAGATATCCTGCAGACTCGCCTTGAAAAATCACTTTCGATTTCTTTACTATGCAAGAGCTTGTAACCCCGACTGGGTGTCTCGGACTTGGCGGGGACTTAGCCACCCTTGGCTActcatcagattttttttcagaggggaatatcatgcctgttattaacaaaatatgaagCAAGAATTTATTAAATTCTATGATACTAGAACATTTTTATAATGTATAGAATTTGTGTAGTGCACTTTCCATTTCTCGTTGATACTCAAGGCCCTTAACTTTAACCTGCATTGATTAGTGGGTAATTGAGATATTGTgcattaataattttattagtAATTCTTCAATGCAAGGCTTGGTAATAAGTTCATGATCTAATAGTTTCCACTGTAGTTGCTTAATTGCCTGTGCATATTCCATGGGGTTTTCATGCATATTGAATAATCcttgttttttgtgtttattttatgttttcctAGAGCTCGCCTGGCAGTCATCCTATTGGTTATGGCGAGACTATCCAATATGGTCGCTTCACACGGGAGAGGCTATCCAAAGAAGTAGCAGCATCAATGGGACGTCATGTAAGGGCATTGATATGTGGAACTCGTTCTTTTGAAAATGACATGAGCACATTCCTGAAAGAATCAGGAGTACCAGGAGATTCCATTGAAAAGTTTTGATATGCAGGGTATTTTATTCTAGCTTTCTGTAAAGGTtattttaagttatgataaatttctttaaaaatgtaataataggTTTCATTTCCAATTCACTACTAAATTGTATAAATGTTTATGCCCCAGAACAGTTATGTGAGGTACTTGTATGAAAAGGAATGATCATAATATTACAATATCACAAACttaacccctcaaaaaaagtttggaagtCTGAGTTTgtccattaatttctcccaactgccaattttacacaatgcatatttgacatcattcaaaagatcattaaattttctttaaaatgataccatgcttgttatgatcatgccatcacaaaaagagtaggattcaaaagtgttggatgaggtctgaattgaaaagctgcaaaacaagaaaaaagtttggaaatctgagtttggccagtaatttctcccaactcccaattttacacgatgcatattttatatcatttcaacagatcatttaattctctttaaaatgatactatGCTTTGTTAACATCATGCCATcccgaaaagagcaggattcaaaagtgttggataaGGTCTGAACTGAAAAGCTGATacacgagcagaaatagtcataaAGGGTcaaatacagaacatgattcttttgtctgtgtcaatacagatgaaaatccattcaaatcaagcccctgcttctgtagtgatggttctgtgaaataacatggtttgagtcgtggtcTGGAAAATCCATGCATGTTTGATTGTTTTTaagtgtttgcttgtgcagaggtgcgTTTGATTCcttgttaatgttgatgttaaggtgcatgagaataattaaaagaaaaccgctgagaaactcactcatcaccactgaaaaaaaagaagagtgacattcaatattgtgtaattctgcatcttttgaattttgaccttgccccacatttgaaggcactgcacctccatttGAACCATAATCACAtaatgtagggtatcattttaaagaaaattaaatgacctgttcattgatatttactaaaaccgatgtgaaattatcgatcaaagtcaaaagaaaccgctgagaaactcactcatcaacacagaaaaaagaacagtgacttccaatattgagtaattttggaacttttgaattttgaccttgccccacatttcaaggcactgcacctccatgtgaaccattatcatatcatgtagggtatcattttaaagaaaattaaatgctctattcattgatattaattatacATTGACATTTACTAAAATCGTGGAGGGATTATCAATCAAagacagatttccaaactttttttgaggagtttatataaGTGCATTCAACAAGGTCATTTGTCACAATTTTTATTGCACTCCTAATctgatgaatgaaaataacattcattgttttttaataaatatatatataaattcttTATCCCGAAGTATTATGAAACCCAGGGCCATAATAGTATATGAGAATGGTTTTGATGGTGGGAGGGGAGGTATCAAGAGTTCTAGAAAACATACTAGTGATAGAATGAGGCTACCAAACTTAATATAAAAGGCATGTTTTtagtttgaattgaattaaaggATCTGGTGCTTGGGCGTTactgaaaatttatttctttttttcttcagggaGTTGTTGGCTCTTGCCAGTAAGTCCACTTTGTAATGCTAAGACCAAGGCTACTAGATTTGTATGTGTATAAAAGTGAGGCCAACCATAATATGACAGTGACCATCAGTGAACAAGTTTGAATAGAAATTGAAAAACAACTATTATCAAGCATATCAAACGAAAATGGAGCGATAAAATGTGTGTGTTTGGAATGCAAAGCATAATGggtaataggcatttatatatcgccatctatctagaaatattctattctgacgcgcgttgttattattaccccggctttagctcgagctgcctttcagcgctcatgcattcaaggaattaatccttccgggtacccattcacctcacctgggtctagtgcagcaGAATGtgaatgtggataaatttcttgctgaaggaaattacgccatggctggaattcgaacccacgaccctctgtttcaaagtcagaagacttatcctctgggccacaatgctccacaaacTTTGTGTGCATTCCAATTGATCTCATCCTACCTGCTCTGAACATATTTTTCTACAACCAGTTTGCTGACTAACCATTCGGTTCATCTAATCGGGCTATACATGGGATATAAACTTGGTCTAAATAATGATAAGATGAACCGAACCAAATTTCATTGGAAACAAATGCACAATAACGTATAGAAGTTGAAATAAACACAGTGAACTAAACTAAATGGTAGTTTGACCAAGTGAGTGTTGTGTAACCTCTATTTCTGACAGATGTTTGAAAtgtacccctccccccccttgCTTCAGATCAAGGCCTTGAATGTTTGGTCTAAACGATGCATACTTTTATAGAACTATTATACAGGTGTAATTAGTGTTGATTTCTATTGTAATCTGTAAATTATATTCAATCATGCGAATCGGGTGCAAAATTCTattttctatttaaatattaataGGTTCCTTGAATTACATTCAGTTGTATAGATGTTGCATCTTTGCAgatatttggtgaaaatgattCAATTTGTTGTGGCACATTGACCGTCgatgttttcttttgttaattGATAATTTGCTGCTTTTTTTTAGATCTGTTATTAGCATACTGTATATCATTGcaggataagtccaccccaacaaaaagttgatttgaataaaaatagaaaaaaacaattagcataacactgaaaatttcatcaaatcggatataaaataagttatgacattttaaagtttgcttAATAATATCTCAAAATAGTTatagactgatgacatcatccactttctatttcttttgtattttaatatataaaatattcgaattttcccctcattgtcaaattgagacaattaattcctccctgaacatgtgttttagcattgtttaaatgtcattttgcctccgaagaagattctgctaggatcgaaagcttaggccccttttgactcttgTTTAAATGGTTCAGTGAAGTTGGTCCTTAtcttcaaatctgtaaaaatgaaatactgtataattcaaacaataaaaaacaaagaaatagtgagtgtgggACATCATGgactttgaaattttcagtgttttgctagatttatttttctctatttattcaaataaacattttgctgaggtggacttggccttgaataattttgctttgtgTGATTCCATAGACTCCAGCTTGTATCTGTGGGCTCAGTCTCCTTACAATGACCACAGAGCTATTTGCAATGACAGTACATTTTGGAGATCAACCTTTAATCCAAAAGATGATCTGAATTAAAggtcaaaatttaaacaaactCCAACATGACTCTATTAAGAgcttttttctgtcattttttgtattttatcatgttttattcttgtacatgttattttattatatttattcatcataCTTGATTCATTTTTGTGTGCAATCCATTTACTTGCACAATTTTATCTTTAATTACCTCTCCTGCAAATACTTGAAGAATGCTGTAGAAGCAGTTTAGCTTCCAGGTCTATCTTATGTTCAACTATATTCTTAGAATTTTAACCTGTA
Protein-coding sequences here:
- the LOC121424543 gene encoding NADH-cytochrome b5 reductase-like; amino-acid sequence: MANEPDVCEECQSVRPATPPSDSCCGSGCAVCVYDIHDQEIDLWKKTCKRKHGADKSQLESSETVMDLMDYKYYTLQSIVAVCTNTAVYRFALPPGKKLDLSIAKHIILRGKHDGKMITRQYTPISQPHDTGFFDVLIKLYVDGDMSQYIKEWKIGDNIEWRGPFGSFTYQPNKGHYILAIAAGTGITPIIQVMRHLVENEEDETVFRLLYTCRSYDEILLRETLNELALYWNITIIFNLTQSSPGSHPIGYGETIQYGRFTRERLSKEVAASMGRHVRALICGTRSFENDMSTFLKESGVPGDSIEKF